One segment of Anser cygnoides isolate HZ-2024a breed goose chromosome 5, Taihu_goose_T2T_genome, whole genome shotgun sequence DNA contains the following:
- the TRMT61A gene encoding tRNA (adenine(58)-N(1))-methyltransferase catalytic subunit TRMT61A encodes MSFIEYGDTIKDGDTAIVFLGHESMFPVKVQHGTVTQTKYGVIRHSMDLIGKKYGSKVTCSKGGWVFILHPTPELWTMNLPHRTQILYSTDISIITMMLELKPGSIVCESGTGSGSLSHALIRTVAPTGHLYTVEFHQQRAEKAREEFREHGVEHLVTVTNQDVCKNGFGVSNIADAVFLDIPSPWEAIGHAKAALKAEGGRICSFSPCIEQVQRTCLAMEEYGFTEINTLEILLRVYNVRTISLQIPDLGKAAEDNSSAGFDSSNPSNQGSPCTNLQQGAVQFKSGVPQREMVGHTGYLTFATKSLF; translated from the exons ATGAGTTTTATTGAATATGGCGATACGATAAAGGATGGTGACACAGCTATTGTGTTCTTGGGCCACGAATCCATGTTCCCTGTGAAAGTCCAACATGGGACTGTAACTCAGACTAAGTACGGGGTCATCCGGCATTCCATGGATCTCATAGGCAAGAAGTATGGCTCCAAAGTGACCTGCAGTAAAGGAGGATGGGTTTTTATTCTTCATCCAACTCCAGAACTGTGGACCATGAATCTTCCGCACAGGACACAGATTCTGTATTCCACTGACATCTCTATAATCACCATGATGTTAGAACTGAAGCCGGGCTCCATAGTCTGTGAATCAG gtacAGGCAGCGGATCCCTCTCCCACGCTCTCATCAGGACAGTGGCTCCCACAGGGCACTTGTACACGGTGGAGTTCCACCAACAGAGGGCTGAGAAGGCCAGGGAGGAGTTTCGGGAGCATGGGGTGGAGCATCTGGTGACTGTGACCAACCAGGACGTCTGCAAGAATGGGTTTGGTGTCTCAAACATTGCAGATGCTGTGTTCCTAGATATTCCGTCTCCATGGGAAGCCATAGGACATGCAAAGGCAGCATTAAAAGCTGAAG GTGGCCGCATCTGCTCGTTCTCCCCCTGCATTGAACAAGTCCAAAGAACCTGCCTAGCAATGGAAGAATATGGTTTTACAGAGATTAACACCTTGGAAATTCTGCTCCGAGTGTACAACGTAAGGACAATTAGCTTGCAAATCCCTGACCTTGGAAAAGCAGCCGAGGATAATTCTAGCGCTGGCTTTGACAGCAGCAACCCATCAAACCAAGGTAGCCCGTGCACTAATCTGCAGCAAGGAGCTGTGCAGTTCAAAAGCGGTGTGCCGCAGAGGGAAATGGTCGGCCACACTGGGTACCTGACCTTTGCCACTAAGAGCCTCTTTTAG